The following nucleotide sequence is from Eschrichtius robustus isolate mEscRob2 chromosome 10, mEscRob2.pri, whole genome shotgun sequence.
CAGAAATCCATCCAGGGATGACTGGAGAAACAAAACACGGTACATTCATACAAGGGAATTTTATTCAcctttagaaaaaaagagaaattctgacacgttACATACACCATGAATAAACCTTTAAGACATTATGTGAAGTGACATAggcataaaaggacaaatattagaTAATTCCACTTATGAGAGGTacatagtcaaattcagagagacagaatTAGAATAGTGGTCGCcaaaggctgggaggagggagaaatgcAGAATTATTGTttcatgggtacagagtttcagttcggGAGGATGAAAAAGTGCCAAAGATGGCTgacggtgatggttgcacaacaatgagaatgtacttaatgccactgatctgcacacttaaaaatggttaaaatagacatttttatgttatgtacatATGAACACAGTAAAATTGTGTCTGATTGTGCTTCCAGAATGCTTATCCATTTAATCTTAAGTAGAAATTAGTTTACAAGTCCAGTGAACCATgactacatttttatttaaaaaaattcaaaatatccaTAGAAAAAAGGTAATGTGGGAAGGGACATGAggtaatgataattttttttctaaaaggtattttctacaatgaatatatttttatgtagtaAAGGACAAACATGTACAACTTTTCTAGCTTGTGTTCcttaaattattaattatataaattaatatttaatatataaatctaTTTTCCTCCATTTAAAATGTTTCACTAACTGTCATTTAAATCCTGACATTAAATGTAAAGTAGAACTCACTGAAGTTAAAAGTCAAATTTCTTAAATCTCAAGAAAAGCACCTTAGATACTAAGAAAGACATAACAATCCCTAATGTAGAGTGTGGGAAGGTAAGAGCAGTTTCTAccttccacctttcctttttttaaactaaatttttctgtaaataactTGTTTCTGTTGGTTTTGAGGAAAGCTTGAGAGGTGAGAGGAACCCCTGACCGGCGAAGACAGGAAAGGGGCATTACAAAATGCCATGCCTTCTCTGGAGACCCACCCAGCCCGTCCCCTTTTCCTCCTGGGATTTGGGGAGTGACCAGAGCGTCCCGAGCTTTGAGGAACTGCCTTTCCGCTCCGATTCTTCTCAAACCCAGCTGGTACCACCCTCAGCccggaggtaaggccctgagggcctgaggtaaggccctgagggCTCCGCATTCCTCCAGCCCGCCCCACCTTTGCTGTGGAATAAGCGGAAACCCTTAAACTAGACAGCCCTCCCGCAGACTTTCACCAAAAACTCTAGGACTAAAGGAGGCACAGGGTTGCGCTGATAATCCACTTGGTGCTCCCTATAAGCTTCTTTTCGTGAACCACCGGCCGAGCGCAATCGAGGTAATTAGTTGATCCGGGTCCCCAAGGAGGCGCTGGCCGCCCTTCTCAGCGCTGCCCAGCTCGCCGCCGTCGGGTCCACTGAGGCTGGCACCTGGCCAAGTTGGGACCAGCCTCTTGAGGCGCCGGGAATCCCAGCACAGGGGCTCCGCCCACATGCAGCTCAGCCAATCGCGGCGCGGGCTGTCGGGGGCGGGGTCGGCCGAGCGGAATCCCGGGGCCTTAAATGGGAGGACATGCGCCCACAGCCCAACCTCCGACGCCCCCGGATCCATAGTTGCTGGCGCAGCTGCGCCCGCCGCAGGTGAGCACCACGGGCTGGGGCCTGGCGCGGCGGGGTCACCCCGGGAACCAGCGGGACTGCCAGGCTTGGGGTTGGGAGAGGTCCCAGGAGGCGCCGGTCACACAGGGCAGCCTGAGCCCCGCACGCCGGGCTGCAGTGCCCTCTGTTCCCTGCGCCGCGTCAACATCCTCTGAGAGCGGCGGGCGTtcgccgggggcggggggcggggcggcacGCCCCTGGCCTGGCCCCGTCTGCAACGCGGGAGGGAGCTTCGCCCTAGCCGCTGCTCTGAGTCCCATAAGAGCCTGAGCCTCTCCGACGCGGGAACTGAGGTCTCTGAGCTGTTTTTCTCTATCCACGTCCTTAGCCTTCCCCTACAGTCCTTGTGTAAATACTTGGGAAGATAAATGTTTTTACTCCACCACAGTGGGTATAACGTCTCAGAAAAAAGTAGGATGGCCTTTTAGTAAGATTGGTTTAATCAGATActcatttcttttcccttcctaggCTTTTGAAACATGAATCCTTCACTCCTCCTGACTGCCCTTTGCTTGGGAATAGCCTTAGCGGCTCCAAAACTTGATCTCAGTTTAAATGCACAATGGAAATTGTGGAAGGCAACACACAGGAAACTATATGGCTTGGTTGGTAACATCTGAAACTGTCCATCTGAAACCCCGCAGAGAATGGTCCATGCTGTTGGGAGTTTATAGCAGACAGTAGCCTCTTGAGGCTGGCTCTTACCAGGGCAGTAACTTCATGGCACCCATTACTGAGTACAGTATGGGCATAAGACCCTGTTGTGTGGGCGCTGGGAAACAGTTCCCAAGAGTATAAAGCCATCTCTGGCCAtggtttctcttcctctctgtctgCAAATCCACTTGGTGAAGGTGGGTTggttttaaatagaaataaagagtATAGGTTACCTGTTTGCCTGTAGAATGAAGAAGGATGGAGGAGAACAGTGtgggagaagaatatgaaaatgatTGACCTGCACAATCAGGAATACAGCCAAGGGAAACATGGCTTCACCATGGCAATGAATGCCTTCGGTGACATGGTGAGTGTGGCGTGAACTTTTTGTGCCTCCCCTCCTTAGTACTTTAGGAAAATAACCTTTTGCTTTTCAacattgtttccttttccttgaaGACCAGTGAAGAATTCAGGCAGGTGATGAATGGTCTTCGAAACCAGAAGCACAAGAAGGGGAAGGTGTTCCCAGTACCTGTCTTTGCTTCGATTCCCTCATCCATGGATTGGAGAGAGAAAGGCTATGTAACTCCTGTGAAGAATCAGGTATGACAGTATTCAGCAGATCTCTCTCCAAGAGTAAAGCCAAATAGGAGTTGCCATCCTTGCAATGGCAGGCTGTGGAACAACATGCAATTCACtcgttttttttggttttttttcaagaatttaaaacattttatttggttTCAAATTTCCTTGAGAGAAAAAGAATTGTGTTGATAAGTTTCTTGGAATGAGAGATGCGTTTGCTGTGATGAAGAGTTGTTTGCCAGCTCTTGAAGACTTTTCCTTCTGAAGCACTGAACGTGGACACAAGAGCCCTCAAATGCCTGGAGAAGGGGTTTCCTTTTGGAAACGCCCCATGGCCTGCTCTGAATGACTAGAGTTTGGATGCAATTCACtagtttttaaaagcattttcagaTATGTGGGCTGTTGTCAaagtcttgctatttgttttgtaGACTAAgagcttttaaattttgttttcaggGTACGTGTGGTTCTTGTTGGGCTTTTAGTGCAACTGGTGCCCTTGAAGGACAGATGTTCCGGAAAACTGGCAAACTTGTCTCACTGAGTGAGCAGAACCTGGTGGACTGCTCTCGGCCTCAAGGCAATGAGGGTTGCAGTGGTGGCCTAATGGATAATGCCTTCCAGTATGTTAAGGACAACGGAGGCCTGGACTCAGAGGAATCCTATCCATATTTTGGAAGGGTAAAAGGAGCTCCTTATCTTGTTATCAAAGTTGAACACTTTGGGGGAAAACAGATACCAATTTAGAATTCACATTTTAGATGGTAGACTCTATATCTGCAGACTGCCAGAACTAGCATTAAAATATGTTAGCCTTGCACAGTTCTCTGTTTAGGTAGTTACCATAAAGCTGTTAATATTTCTGTGTCATGTGGAAATATACATACCATTCTATGTAAGTATAAATTTCTCCAGATTAAAAGTTTCTTATGGACAGGTAGACTGAGCGTGTCTCATTGAATAGACACCAGCTACTTTTTCCATTTCAAAACAACCAATATCATTTCATCTCCTGgggtgctttataacaaacttgACTTGGAAATCATTAAGCTGCAGACTGTCTTGAACTCATGTACCCCAGGAGGGGGATGGTATTAATCAAGTCTCTTCCCCATTACCTTTGAAAAAGGATGAATCCTGCCACTACAGACCACAGAGTTCTGCTGCCAACGACACTGGTTTCGTGGACATTCCTAAGCAAGAGAGGGCCCTTATGAAGGCAGTGGCAACTGTGGGCCCCATCTCTGTTGCTATTGATGCAGGCCATCCAACCTTCCAGTTCTATAAAGCAGGTAAGCATTTGTCTGTATGGAAGTTTAGGCAGAAAAATTGGAAAACCACCATGACATACAGCAAGATTGACTCTTTGGTGTGTAGAATTCAGTGTATAATTTGGGGGTGTGTAGATTTAACATAGTTGTTCATATAGTATTTGTGCCTGATGTGTCCATTTGACATTACTTGAATCCCCATGATTTTAAGCACttcacaaatatatttaaatggctACTTAATTTGATTCGTATAGcttaatttacttttttccagTTGTTAGACCTTTGAAATTTTCCAAAGAATTTTACTACTGTAATTAAAACTGGAAAGAACCTCTTGCCTGAAGTAATTTTGTGTTGTGTGCTGTTTCCCTAGACTCACATTCTGAAAGTAAAATGATAAGGTTTTAGGGAGTGGTCTTTTATGCCTCTTCACACATTGTTTACAAAAGAGATTGTTCCAGTATTTCTGCTAGTGTTAGATGAGAACCTAGATCCCTAGCCTAGATTAAAATAATAGATCTTGTTTTTAAATCCTATCTAGATTTATGTCCTTTAGCTGAATTTTGAGGTGTCTCCCTTATCCTAGTTGATAGGCTGGGTTACTGTCATGTGTCATTTGGAGGTCTTCACCCCaacattgaattttattttcccagGCATTTATTATGATCCATACTGCAGCAGCGAAGAACTGGATCATGGTGTTCTGGTGGTTGGCTATGGGTTTGAAGGAGCAGACTCAGATAACAATAAATACTGGCTTGTCAAGAACAGGTATAAAGTGCCCAAAATACTTATATTTGAGATTGAAATGGGAGTCCCTTTTGGAATCAGTATTTGGATACAGGTTCTCAAACCCTTAAGCACACTTCCGAAGTCTTTATGCCACTTAGGGTGAACACAGACATATTAATGTTTGATTATAACATTAAGGTACTCTCTCAAGCTTGCCTAGGGTATCGATGTAGCTTTGACaccattgcatttctttttttttttttaatttaattaattaattttttttttttggctgcttgggtctttgttgctgcgcgggctttctctagttgcgtcgagttggggctactctttgttgcatgcgcgggcttctccttgcggtggcttctcttgttgcagagcacaggctctaggcgcgcgggctctggtagttgtggcatgcaggctcagtagttgtggcgcacgggcttagttgctccacggcatgtgggatcgtcccagaccagggatcaaacctgtgtcccctgcattggcaggcggattcttaaccactgcgccaccagggaagtcccagcaccaTTGCATTTCTAAATCtgaaaattttcttaaatctgaaaCACATCTGGCCCCAAGAgtttcctttttctgtctctaATTTTGCAGTTCCGTGAGAGGTTTGGAGATTGAAGTTATTTACACATTTAGAACTCAACCAGGAACAAGAACAACTGCCTTTCTTGCTTCTTTCTGAATCTGTCCTGGACTCGGGGGCACTGTTTAagtattaataaagaaaaatgtgtttgattctttgtataaaatggaaaaccctCTCTTCTTCTAGCTGGGGTGAAGATTGGGGCATGGATGGCTacataaagatggccaaagaCCAGAACAACAACTGTGGAATCGCCACCATGGCCagttatcctactgtctaaatctCAAAGGCAGGATTGAGAACAGAATATCCAGAGGAAGAATTTTCTCTTAAAACTAACCAGACCTTATTGTGTGGGATGAAACACTTGAATCATTGAAGATCCAAGGTGTGATTTGAATTCTGTGACATTTTATGCTGGTGAAATGTTACCACTCTTTTAATACTGTTGTAAATAGGTTTGTATGATCGACTTGCCTCaagaattttgaattttcatgttttaaaaggatGTAtaaagttttacctttaaaataaaacaatttcagaGTAGAGATGGTacatctttctgtttttaatacaTGAAGTTTTTGTAGAGTGAAAAAGGTAATTGGGCCCTGAAGACATAACTGAGTGTGCCAGTGGTCTGTTAGAATGGCTGCGTGGCCTTCTGGTTCTTATCGTTCTGAATATGTCAGCTGCCTATTGACTGTGTCTGATCCAACCCTTGAATAGAACAAAATTTGGCAAACAGTCTAAAGGACAaaggtaaattattttaataaggaaaaaattcacattttagaaaAGTGAACACACATACATGCGATTTCCAATCAAGAAAAGGGCCTTAGAGATCATGATCATTTGACCCACGATGGTGACAACCCAGCAGAGTTACAGGATGAACGTCACAGAGCCAATTTCTGGTGCATCTTCCCCAACATCTAGCGAAGACTATGTGGCTACTTTGCAACTGAGGAAGGACCAGACACAATGAATTGCCAAGAATGTTTGTCTTTGTGTCCATATGCGATGAAGGATAAGCTCCCACATTTGAGGCTGGGCTTCAGAAATAGTCTTGTGGCCTCAGAGGTGGGCAATAGGTGAAAGCATCGAAAGAGATATTCTGAAGCCTAATTTACACCTAGCTGCCTAATTcctgaatttgttttaaaaaagaaaatctccctACATTCCACAGGCTAAGGAAGCACATAGTTTCATTTGCTGTCTTTGGGTTTAAAATTCTCATGTTCCTTCCTACTCAAGGAAATAAAGAGTAGGTGGAAGCATTTAGTTATTAGACCCTGTCATTCCTTCTGAAGACATGAGGTGGGGGAGAACTGGGGTCTCAGCCCACAAGACCTCCAGCAGCCTCTGGTCAAGTCCATCTGCACTGGACTGTGTGCCATGCTGGACCCTCAATGTGGCCTTCCCTCGCAGGCGCTTACATTTCGAACTTTCTGACCTAAAATGACAGATGTTGTGTCATTTGGAGTAAAATTCTGTGGGTTTTGGGATAGCATGATCAAGTGTAGCCACAGGAAGATTCGGGAGGCTCCCAATCTGAGTCCCTTCTGCTGGTTGGGACCACACTGAGACAACTGGAATTGATGTAGCACCCATGGCGTCCCAGTCATCACCCTGTGGAAGAGACATTCCCAACCCTGAGAAGGAGATGGTGCTGTTAGAGGAGGTGGTTGAAACACCAGAAGGAAGAGAAACCGGACATGGACCCAGAGGAGCTGGGCAGTAACACAGGATAAAAGGGTGGGTATCAGAGCAGAGACTTCCCAGGTCAGAACTCCTTAGAAAAGAGAAACAACATTTAGAGAAAGTGGGAAGGTTGAGGCGTGGGAGATGAGGCTGGGCCCACACACAGGTTTTTAGGACACGGGAACCAATGGGGCATGCAGTGAAAAGACTATTCTGGTTATCTATTACTGGAAAACAAACTACCAGGAAACATAGCAGCTTGAAAAAACCATCTTTCCAATTTCCTGACTGGGCTTAACTACATGTTTTCCTTTGGAAGTCTTTCACGTGTGCCAGAATCATTAGCAGTTTTGACTGGGCCGACATCCAAGcaggctcactcacatggctgtccTAGATGCTGCTGTGGGCTGGGCATTCAGCCCTGGCTGCCCACCAGAGTACCTACTGGGCCTCTCCATGGCTTGGGCTCCCATGGCACGAAGGCTGGCTCTGAGAGGAACATCCCAAGAGAACGTAAGCCAGAATGCCCAGTGAGGAACTGCAAGGCTTCTTATAACCTGGTCTTAGTCCCCAGTGAAACCTCTGCTGCCACATTGTATTCAGAGCATGTCACCAGGGACGCCCAGGTTACAGGGGAGGGGGCTGACAGTCTACCTCCTGGTGGGGAGAGGCAAGGTCACTTAGCAGAAAAGCATGTGGGATTGAAGACGTGGttgtggccatctttggaaaatgcaaTCTGCCACCTTCAGTCTCTGAAAGTCCACTAGAAAGGACTCCTTAGTGACTGTCACCTTGCTTCACCGTGACAGGCTAGCTCATACTTCTGTCCACATAATCTTGGAAGTACAGCCCAAGACTCTAAGAAAATGCCTAAGTGCTGATATGAATGAAAATGTGAAGACCTCTCAGATGTCATACGATTAAACAGATATTAGAGTCTTCTGCAACTTTCaaagacatttatatttatttaaacttgTGAAAAGTTCCAAACTAAACAATACCTAAATGATTAAACACATGTTAGAAGGTTCTGTaacttttaaagacatttaattAAACTGTGAAAAGTTCCAAACAGCATCCAtcataaaagctttttaaaataagccAGTCGACATGAATCAAATAAAGCTGAAAACAAATTTTGATTTTTACAAATGTGTGTGAATGTCGCCTGCCATGTCAGTAAGccaaggatgttgcagccatcaagccctcTTCCACTGCAACTGCCCccaactgtgcaccctgaggggattcaggatggagaaaaacaggataccggccctagatagttaagatgcatatcaaaggagtAGTTTCAATAAGTCCAGACTCTGGCATCTTCCTActcatagaaaagcactaaattcctcaacttgagatgtctggttttctttaattaacagtaatcttttgatgttctgactacctggttttatttgtctgtttgtttgcaaAGACTCctatatatatcctggctcctcccttacctgttcagaacagtccctcagagctatctgagaggctgtctccccagCTTAAGTACTCAGGATGTCTGACAAATAaagcataattctcaacttttaggttgtgctttttttttttttttcagtcgacacaaAAAAACTTGTCTGAAACATGAACTTActatcagaagctggaagaggcaacaaAGGATTCCTCCCTAGAGCCCTCGGAGGGGATATAGCCCTGCAGACACTTTGGTTTGGAATTCTGGCCTCCAGgcatgagagaataaattcctgtgACTTTAAGCCAATGAGTGTGTGGTATATGTCGtgtcagccccaggaaactactGCACTTGTCCTGTACAGCTAGCCTCATGCTCTCCTTAGCAACCCAGAGGACACAAGTGCGGCGAGCAGAGCAGGTCTTGACCAGACCACcaaagatgggacttccctggtggcgcagtggttaagaatccacctgccaatgcaggagacacaggtttgagccctggtccaggaagatcccatatgctgcggaacaactaagcccatgtgccacaactactgagcctgtgctctagagcccgcgagccacaactactgaagcccgtgcgcctagagcccgtgctccaaaagagaagccatcgcagtgagaagcccacgcaccgcaacgaagagtagcccccgctcgccgcaactagagaaagcccgcgcacagcaacgaagacccaatgcagccaaaaataaattaaaaaaaaaaacacaccaccaaagaCAAGTCAGACTTGCTGAACATAAGGGAGGGATAAGTAAGAAATCTCTCAACTCACAATGGTTCTTGGCCTTTCCTCACATGCTTCAAATGCTACAGTCCACAAGGAAATGGTTGGCTAAGACGGGAGAAGTTTGGATTTAAAGATttgcaagcagaagaaaagacacaAGAAGTCTGGGTATCTTTTCCCTTCCTCACATATCCTCTCTCATCTAAATCAAGCACTGGTCAGTGCTGCAAACCAGGAACAGTCAAAACCTCATAGCAACACATTCTCACACATTAAAATGCACTGAAAACAAGCTTTGCTTCcttctctttgtatttaacttggtGAAAATTAATATCTTCTTTACTCTCTGGCACCTCTTTCACTTGATGACACCaaatgtttcctgtttttctccGTGAGGGAGGAAAGACCATTAGATATGAAGGAAACATGGGAGTTGATGCAAGAAGACAATATTATATATGCCGCTCAAAAAGTAGTGGTGACACAAAATGGCCTAACTCATGCTGGGGAATACTGTGGTGTTTTTTGACACTTAAGTCCTGATCTCTGATAACAAGTGCTCTTCCAGGGTTTTGTGCTCTGTCTCCTGAGTGTAGGCTGTCTCCTGTGGcaacttttgttttcctttggtaGGAGGTAGTCCTGGTCTGCACTTGCTGGCCCACCATCCTCACTGTCCCTGGATGTCTTGGGAGCCTTTTGTCACATGACTGTCATATTGTTGCAGGTGTCAGTCTAacttccaagaagaagatagctTCCTGGGGATGAGCTGCATttccaaacaaaaaaccccttgAGAAGCTCTTTTGTTAAGGAACAGGCCAGAGAACATGGTCTAAGGTGGAGTTAACAATTCACCAGGTGGGAACCTGCACTTATCTTCTTCCTACTCATTTTCCCAGCTATCAAATGTGCACcagccaatcaaaactacaatgagataccacctcacaccagtcagaatggccataatgaaaaggaatataaataacaaatgcttggagaaggtgtggagaaaaaggaaccctcgtacactgtttgtgggaatgtaaatttgtgcagccactatggcgaacagtatggaggttccttcaaaaactaaaaatagagttaccatatgatacagcaatcccactcctgggtatatatatggacaaaactataactttaaaagacacatgcaccccaaggtttgtagcggcactatttacagtagccaagaaatggaaacaacctaaatgtccatcaacagatgaatggataaagaagatgtggtacacatataaaatggaatactacccaggcataaaaaagaatgaaataatgccatttgcagcaatatggatggacctagaaattatcatactaagtgaagtaagttagaagaagacaaatatcaaatgatatcacttatatgtggaatctaaaatatgacacaagtgaacttatctatgaaacagagacagactcagacatagagaacagacttgtggttgccaagggtgtgtgtgtggggcagggagggatggattgagatcttgggattagcagatgcaaactattatatataaaatggataaataaggtcctactgtatagcccagggaactatattcagtgtcctgtaataaaccataatggaaaagaatatgaaaaagaatatatatatatatatgcataactgaattactttggtgtacagcagaaattaatacaacattgtaaatcagctatacctcaataaaataaatttaaaaaacaacaacaacaacaaaaaaaaaatgtgcatcaGGCCATTCCTGAGATATGGTGAGTGAGATTCTGGAAGTAGGATGCTTAAAAACatgcatacagtattttttttaatgttttgaaattttttttagtttaaatgtacttttatgtattttttgtccCCTTCCCTATAAGGCTTTCCCCTAGGTGTGTACAAGGCTCCTCTCTTCTGCCTGGTCCTGGCTGGAATGTCATCCTCTTTGTGAAGCCTGTCTTTACCAggaactaaaattaaaataacccCTGGCAGTACTGTTCTCCCCTCCCCTGATTTATTTTTcccatagcatttatcaccatctgacatgctattacattttatttgttggttttgtttattgTGTCTCTTCCACACATCAGCACTTAGTCTGTACAGAGACCCATACAGAGACAAGGGGCTCTGTTTTGTTCACC
It contains:
- the CTSL gene encoding procathepsin L, giving the protein MNPSLLLTALCLGIALAAPKLDLSLNAQWKLWKATHRKLYGLNEEGWRRTVWEKNMKMIDLHNQEYSQGKHGFTMAMNAFGDMTSEEFRQVMNGLRNQKHKKGKVFPVPVFASIPSSMDWREKGYVTPVKNQGTCGSCWAFSATGALEGQMFRKTGKLVSLSEQNLVDCSRPQGNEGCSGGLMDNAFQYVKDNGGLDSEESYPYFGRDESCHYRPQSSAANDTGFVDIPKQERALMKAVATVGPISVAIDAGHPTFQFYKAGIYYDPYCSSEELDHGVLVVGYGFEGADSDNNKYWLVKNSWGEDWGMDGYIKMAKDQNNNCGIATMASYPTV